One Falco naumanni isolate bFalNau1 chromosome 12, bFalNau1.pat, whole genome shotgun sequence genomic region harbors:
- the TMX4 gene encoding thioredoxin-related transmembrane protein 4 isoform X2, translating into MNQMIVLSYAPWCPACQQIELTWERFAKESKHLDITVGKVDITQEPGLSGRFFVTTLPTIYHANDGVFRRYRGSQTLEDLQGYVLERKWEAVEPVAGWKSPSSIMMHCMAGLFHISGWMRQIHNYLTGTLGFHVWMSYAIFILATLLIGLFLGLVLVLISDCLCPPKSRDEAETSDEAITKDNVENAALEEPVEAAELSADDAEETAGFKDLSDGEDAANSSADDSEEDLALGKESGEEEMEDLSEQPLADSETESSVRQRRSQVADNEL; encoded by the exons ATGAATCAAATGATAGTCTTAAG CTATGCTCCTTGGTGTCCAGCTTGTCAACAGATTGAATTGACATGGGAGAGatttgcaaaggaaagcaaacatctAGATATCACTGTGGGAAAAGTGGATATCACTCAAGAACCAG GCTTGAGTGGTCGTTTCTTTGTCACAACACTTCCTACAATTTACCA TGCAAATGATGGAGTATTTCGCAGATACCGAGGCTCGCAGACATTGGAAGATCTTCAAGGTTACGTGTTAGAGAGAAAATGGGAAGCTGTGGAGCCTGTAGCAGGATGGAAGTCTCCATCTTCTATAAT gATGCATTGCATGGCAGGGCTTTTTCACATCTCTGGATGGATGAGG cAAATACATAACTACCTCACCGGCACTCTTGGATTTCACGTTTGGATGTCTTACGCAATCTTCATCTTAGCTACTTTATTGATCGGCCTGTTCCTGGGTTTG GTACTGGTTTTGATTTCGGACTGTCTTTGCCCACCCAAGTCAAGAGATGAAGCTGAAACATCTG atGAAGCAATTACAAAGGATAATGTGGAGAATGCAGCATTAGAAGAACCGGTGGAGGCTGCAGAGCTTTCTGCAGATGATGCAGAAGAGACTGCAGGCTTTAAGGATCTCTCAGATGGAGAAGATGCAGCAAATTCAAGTGCTGATGACTCAGAGGAGGATTTAGCACTTGGAAAAGAATcaggggaagaagaaatggaagaccTAAGTGAACAACCTTTAGCTGATTCTGAGACTGAAAGCTCAGTAAGACAGCGTAGAAGTCAGGTGGCTGATAATGAACTAtag
- the TMX4 gene encoding thioredoxin-related transmembrane protein 4 isoform X1: MAAGRRALLRAATLLLAAVLAPAAASPRAGSPGGPRSRVQVLSGSNWSLVLQGQWMLEFYAPWCPACQQIELTWERFAKESKHLDITVGKVDITQEPGLSGRFFVTTLPTIYHANDGVFRRYRGSQTLEDLQGYVLERKWEAVEPVAGWKSPSSIMMHCMAGLFHISGWMRQIHNYLTGTLGFHVWMSYAIFILATLLIGLFLGLVLVLISDCLCPPKSRDEAETSDEAITKDNVENAALEEPVEAAELSADDAEETAGFKDLSDGEDAANSSADDSEEDLALGKESGEEEMEDLSEQPLADSETESSVRQRRSQVADNEL; this comes from the exons ATGGCGGCGGGTCGCCGGGCGCTGCTGCGCGCCGCCACTCTGCTCCTGGCGGCGGTGCTggctcccgccgccgcctccccccgggccggcagccccggcgggcCGCGGAGCCGCGTGCAAGTGCTGAGCGGCTCCAACTGGAGCCTGGTGTTGCAGGGCCAGTGGATGTTGGAGTT CTATGCTCCTTGGTGTCCAGCTTGTCAACAGATTGAATTGACATGGGAGAGatttgcaaaggaaagcaaacatctAGATATCACTGTGGGAAAAGTGGATATCACTCAAGAACCAG GCTTGAGTGGTCGTTTCTTTGTCACAACACTTCCTACAATTTACCA TGCAAATGATGGAGTATTTCGCAGATACCGAGGCTCGCAGACATTGGAAGATCTTCAAGGTTACGTGTTAGAGAGAAAATGGGAAGCTGTGGAGCCTGTAGCAGGATGGAAGTCTCCATCTTCTATAAT gATGCATTGCATGGCAGGGCTTTTTCACATCTCTGGATGGATGAGG cAAATACATAACTACCTCACCGGCACTCTTGGATTTCACGTTTGGATGTCTTACGCAATCTTCATCTTAGCTACTTTATTGATCGGCCTGTTCCTGGGTTTG GTACTGGTTTTGATTTCGGACTGTCTTTGCCCACCCAAGTCAAGAGATGAAGCTGAAACATCTG atGAAGCAATTACAAAGGATAATGTGGAGAATGCAGCATTAGAAGAACCGGTGGAGGCTGCAGAGCTTTCTGCAGATGATGCAGAAGAGACTGCAGGCTTTAAGGATCTCTCAGATGGAGAAGATGCAGCAAATTCAAGTGCTGATGACTCAGAGGAGGATTTAGCACTTGGAAAAGAATcaggggaagaagaaatggaagaccTAAGTGAACAACCTTTAGCTGATTCTGAGACTGAAAGCTCAGTAAGACAGCGTAGAAGTCAGGTGGCTGATAATGAACTAtag